A window of Salinibacter grassmerensis contains these coding sequences:
- a CDS encoding 3'-5' exonuclease produces MLSTDRPLAVLDLEATSADPASARIIQVAVLRLVESSGSLSLGGSFETLVNPGVPIPAEVSDLTGITNQMVETAPPFEELGEDLQPLIQDAHLAGYNSLQYDLPLLKAEFRRHGLGPLPGPDDRVHLDVMRLEETFRGKSLGDVFQKYFGDRPEEAHTAMADVRSTCKVLKGQLQTYEPERDVRALAQRATGSDVDRQGRLKRSGGEIVLAFGKHEGTPLERLQEEEPGYFEWMYEEMEALRPHLDPFR; encoded by the coding sequence ATGCTTTCGACTGATCGCCCGCTGGCCGTCCTGGACCTGGAGGCGACCAGTGCCGATCCCGCCTCCGCCCGCATCATCCAGGTCGCTGTTCTCCGGCTCGTCGAGAGCAGTGGGTCCCTCTCCCTGGGCGGCTCCTTCGAGACACTGGTCAACCCCGGTGTGCCCATTCCGGCAGAGGTAAGCGACCTGACCGGCATCACCAACCAGATGGTCGAAACCGCCCCGCCGTTCGAAGAGCTCGGGGAGGACCTCCAGCCGCTTATACAGGACGCGCACCTGGCAGGGTACAACTCCTTGCAGTACGACTTGCCGCTGCTCAAGGCCGAATTCAGAAGGCATGGCCTCGGCCCGCTCCCGGGCCCGGACGACCGAGTCCACCTTGACGTAATGCGCCTGGAGGAGACCTTCCGCGGGAAGAGCCTTGGGGACGTCTTCCAGAAGTACTTTGGGGACCGGCCGGAGGAGGCCCACACCGCGATGGCCGACGTCCGGTCGACCTGCAAGGTGCTGAAGGGACAGCTCCAGACCTACGAGCCGGAGCGAGACGTGCGCGCCCTGGCCCAGCGGGCGACCGGGAGCGACGTAGACAGGCAAGGGCGCCTCAAGCGCTCGGGTGGGGAGATTGTCCTGGCGTTCGGCAAACACGAGGGCACCCCGCTGGAGCGTCTCCAGGAAGAGGAGCCCGGGTACTTCGAATGGATGTATGAGGAGATGGAGGCACTGCGGCCCCACCTTGACCCGTTCCGATGA
- a CDS encoding SDR family oxidoreductase: MSFLQNSRVLITGANRGIGLEWTRQLAGPAGRLFATCRRPDEADQLQEIADSHPDTVDILPLDVAEPDAIQATAEQVNGQVDALDLLVNNAGINGGGKQDRFEGIDQKTMTDVFQVNAAGPHLMTKAFADLLRAGTAEQGATDGHAAVVNITSQLGSIANAQSDTWHSYRASKAALNMCVRLQAAALRDDGVVAVALHPGWVQTDMGGSEARLSPEESVEGMMEVTRNLSLDDTGRFLNHDGDELPW, encoded by the coding sequence ATGTCTTTTCTCCAGAACTCTCGTGTGCTGATCACCGGTGCAAATCGAGGCATCGGGCTCGAGTGGACCCGGCAGTTGGCCGGCCCCGCCGGCCGTCTCTTTGCCACGTGCCGCCGGCCCGACGAGGCCGATCAGCTGCAAGAGATCGCCGACTCTCACCCGGATACAGTAGACATTCTTCCCCTCGACGTTGCCGAGCCCGACGCAATTCAGGCCACGGCCGAGCAGGTGAACGGCCAGGTCGACGCCCTGGATCTTCTCGTCAACAACGCCGGCATCAACGGAGGCGGGAAGCAGGACCGGTTCGAAGGCATCGATCAAAAAACGATGACGGATGTCTTTCAGGTGAACGCCGCGGGGCCGCACCTGATGACGAAGGCATTTGCCGACCTGCTCCGGGCCGGCACCGCGGAGCAAGGCGCCACAGATGGACACGCGGCGGTGGTGAACATTACCTCCCAGCTCGGCTCCATCGCCAACGCGCAGAGCGACACCTGGCACAGCTACCGCGCTAGCAAGGCCGCGCTCAACATGTGTGTTCGCCTGCAGGCCGCTGCTCTGCGAGACGACGGGGTTGTTGCCGTGGCACTGCATCCGGGCTGGGTCCAGACCGACATGGGCGGGTCTGAAGCGCGGCTCTCCCCTGAGGAATCGGTCGAGGGGATGATGGAGGTTACCAGAAACCTGTCGCTCGACGACACCGGCCGTTTTCTCAACCACGATGGGGACGAACTTCCGTGGTAG
- a CDS encoding PH domain-containing protein, translating into MPEDVIFRAEPRLWKAHPFSVTLFGLLSATVAPFVLGGALVETGWAAALMAGLCGPFPLLWMWLRARSRELVITRSRVRKRSGIVSNLTTELAHRNIRNVQIDQGPIHRLMGCGTLRLSSAGQSGIELTMRDLEDPEGMRDLIYRQYE; encoded by the coding sequence ATGCCCGAAGATGTCATTTTCCGAGCAGAGCCGAGGTTGTGGAAGGCACATCCATTCAGCGTGACGCTGTTCGGACTGCTGTCGGCAACGGTCGCCCCGTTCGTGTTGGGCGGAGCGCTCGTTGAAACCGGGTGGGCCGCAGCGCTGATGGCGGGACTCTGCGGCCCGTTCCCCCTTCTTTGGATGTGGCTTCGAGCACGAAGCAGAGAGCTCGTCATCACCCGGTCCCGAGTCCGAAAGCGCTCTGGGATCGTTAGCAACCTCACGACCGAGCTTGCCCACCGTAACATCAGGAATGTACAGATCGACCAGGGCCCGATCCACCGGTTGATGGGCTGTGGGACGCTCCGGCTGTCCAGTGCAGGCCAGTCTGGCATCGAGCTCACGATGCGCGACCTGGAAGACCCCGAGGGCATGCGGGACCTGATTTACCGCCAGTACGAGTAG